A region of Hoplias malabaricus isolate fHopMal1 chromosome 12, fHopMal1.hap1, whole genome shotgun sequence DNA encodes the following proteins:
- the dgkh gene encoding diacylglycerol kinase eta isoform X2 encodes MEDEYQFTRSLAWEELQEPRGASAGGAAPAPADESSDSEGEQEGPQKLIRKVSTSGQIRSKTSIKEGLLLKQTSSFQRWKKRYFKLRGRTLYYAKDAKTGGVLARWQYRVSRSRVCWRVLSVCWSGARRPPPSLGASGSEEGLVAIRSLIFDEVDLSDASVAESSTKNVNNSFTVITPFRRLILCAENRKEMEDWISSLKSVQSREHYETAQFNVEHFSGMHNWYACSHARPTFCNVCRDSLSGVTSHGLSCEVCKFKAHKRCAVRATNNCKWTTLASIGKDIIEDEDGIAMPHQWLEGNLPVSAKCAVCDKTCGSVLRLQDWRCLWCKAMVHTACMDIYPSKCPLGQCKVSIIPPTALNSIDSDGFWKATCPPSCASPLLVFVNSKSGDNQGVKFLRRFKQLLNPAQVFDLVNGGPHLGLRLFQKFDNFRILVCGGDGSVGWVLSEIDKLNLHKQCQLGVLPLGTGNDLARVLGWGPSCDDDTQLPQILAKLERASTKMLDRWSIMTYEIKIPPKHSCPATPEEAEDCQFQITDYEDSVAAHLTKILNSDQHSVVISSAKILCETVKDFVAKVGKSYEKSTENTEEAESMSLKCGILNEKLDLLLQTLNTEAQAMRPPSLTTPPIVEEELEEEELQEDEDLSEESLTELKEKLEENVTEKDSPHKLFRPREQLMLRANSLKKAVRQIIEQAEKMVDEQNDHTDEQDLQSPTEFKKDTEDENKDSEKDEDTKELEALPLAKSPCSPTERRVSRSTQSCGSFSIPPFTTSKENLPVLNTRIICPGLRAGLAASIAGSSIISKMLLANIDPFGATPFIDPDLDPLEGYLEKCVMNNYFGIGLDAKISLEFNNKREEHPEKCRSRTKNMMWYGVLGTKELLQRTYKNLEQKVQLECDGQYIPLPSLQGIAVLNIPSYAGGTNFWGGTKEDDIFCAPSFDDKILEVVAVFGSMQMAVSRVIKLQHHRIAQCRTVKITILGDEGVPIQVDGEAWIQPPGVIKIQHKNRAQMLTRDRAFENTLKSWEDKLKYDKPPLRPHLYPQHSVDLATEEEATLIQMCACAAEELITRICEAAKTNGLLEQELAHAVNAASHAINKTHPKFPESLTRNTAIEVASTVKALHNETESLLVGRVSLQLDPPDEELLSSALQSVEVELGKLAEIPWLYHILQPNDEEDHSLEYGKRNSRSGMFRIVPKFKKEKVLKKSSPQSVQRWGTEEVGTWLEQLSLGEYKETFIRHDIRGSELLHLERRDLKDLGISKVGHMKRILQGTKELAKSAMVDL; translated from the exons TCACGTAGCCGTGTGTGCTGGAGGGTGCTTTCCGTTTGCTGGTCCGGTGCACGCCGCCCACCGCCTTCTCTGGGTGCCAGCGGATCCGAGGAAGGTTTGGTGGCGATTCGG TCCCTCATCTTTGACGAGGTGGATCTCTCAGATGCTAGTGTTGCGGAATCAAGCACAAAGAATGTCAACAACAGTTTCACG GTAATTACTCCGTTCCGAAGACTCATCCTGTGTGCGGAGAACAGAAAAGAGATGGAGGACTGGATCAGTTCTTTGAAATCAGTTCAGTCTAGAGAGCATTACGAG ACGGCACAGTTTAATGTGGAACATTTCTCAGGGATGCACAACTGGTATGCCTGCTCCCATGCTCGCCCCACCTTCTGCAACGTCTGCCGAGACAGCCTCTCAGGGGTCACTTCTCATGGCCTCTCGTGTGAAG tGTGTAAATTTAAAGCCCACAAAAGGTGTGCTGTCAGGGCCACTAACAACTGTAAATGGACCACACTAGCCTCAATTGGGAAGGACATCATAGAAGACGAAGATGGG ATTGCAATGCCACATCAGTGGCTGGAAGGTAACCTGCCTGTCAGTGCcaagtgtgctgtgtgtgacaAAACATGCGGCAGTGTGTTGCGTCTGCAAGACTGGCGCTGTCTTTGGTGCAAAGCTATG GTGCACACAGCCTGCATGGACATTTACCCCAGCAAGTGTCCGCTGGGTCAGTGCAAAGTGTCCATCATCCCCCCTACTGCACTCAACAGTATCGACTCAGACG GTTTTTGGAAAGCCACATGCCCCCCATCGTGTGCTAGCCCACTCCTAGTGTTTGTGAATTCCAAAAGTGGAGACAACCAAGGAGTGAAATTCCTGCGCCGTTTCAAACAGCTGCTCAACCCGGCTCAGGTCTTTGACCTCGTCAATGGTGGACCTCATTTAGG GCTACGTTTATTTCAGAAATTTGATAACTTCCGAATCCTCGTGTGTGGTGGGGATGGCAGCGTTGGCTGGGTGTTGTCAGAAATTGATAAACTGAATCTTCACAAACAG TGTCAGCTGGGAGTGTTGCCTCTGGGCACAGGGAATGACCTGGCGCGAGTGCTTGGATGGGGACCCTCGTGTGATGATGACACACAGCTTCCTCAGATTCTGGCTAAACTGGAGAGAGCCAGTACCAAAATGCTGGACAG GTGGAGTATAATGACGTATGAGATTAAAATACCTCCAAAACACAGCTGCCCTGCCACACCTGAGGAGGCAGAGGACTGCCAG TTTCAGATCACAGATTACGAGGATTCAGTTGCTGCTCATCTCACAAAGATCCTCAATTCAGATCAGCACTCTGTGGTCATATCCTCAGCAAA AATCCTGTGTGAAACAGTGAAGGACTTTGTAGCCAAGGTGGGGAAGTCCTATGAGAAgagcacagagaacacagaggaGGCTGAAAGCATGTCCCTGAAA TGTGGAATCTTGAATGAAAAGCTGGATTTGCTGCTGCAGacgctaaacacagaggcccaGGCCATGAGGCCTCCATCTCTCACCACTCCCCCCATTGTAGAGGAggagttggaggaggaggagctgcaGGAGGATGAGGACCTGAGTGAGGAGTCTCTGACGGAGCTGAAGGAGAAGCTGGAGGAGAACGTGACAGAGAAGGACTCGCCACACAAACTCTTCAGGCCAAGGGAGCAGCTGATGCTCAGAGCCAACAGCCTGAAGAAAGCAGTGCGACAGATCATTGAGCAGGCAGAGAAAA TGGTAGATGAACAGAATGACCATACAGATGAGCAGGATCTGCAGTCTCCTACTGAGTTCAAAAAGGACACGGAGGATGAAAACAAGGACAGTGAGAAGGACGAGGATACGAAAGAACTGGAGGCTCTTCCCT TGGCAAAGTCACCCTGTTCACCTACAGAAAGGCGCGTGAGTCGCAGCACACAGTCATGCGGCTccttctccattccacctttcACCACAAGCAAGGAGAACCTGCCTGTCCTAAATACTCGCATTATCTGCCCAG GCTTGCGTGCAGGCCTTGCTGCCTCCATAGCTGGAAGCTCAATCATAAGTAAAATGTTGCTTGCCAACATCGACCCTTTTGGAGCCACACCTTTCattgaccctgacctggatccTTT AGAGGGGTATTTGGAGAAGTGTGTCATGAACAACTACTTTGGGATTGGCTTGGATGCCAAGATCTCACTGGAGTTCAACAACAAGCGTGAGGAGCATCCTGAGAAATGCAG GAGTCGCACCAAAAACATGATGTGGTATGGTGTCTTAGGCACTAAGGAGTTACTGCAGAGGACATACAAGAACCTGGAGCAGAAAGTACAGTTAGAG TGTGACGGACAGTACATCCCGCTCCCCAGTCTCCAGGGGATTGCTGTGTTGAATATCCCCAGTTATGCTGGAGGAACCAACTTCTGGGGCGGGACCAAAGAGGATGAT ATATTCTGTGCTCCATCATTTGATGATAAAATCTTGGAAGTGGTGGCTGTGTTTGGAAGTATGCAAATGGCAGTATCTAGAGTGATCAAGCTCCAGCATCACCGCATTGCCCAG TGTCGCACAGTCAAGATCACAATCCTGGGTGATGAAGGAGTGCCTATCCAAGTAGATGGCGAGGCTTGGATCCAGCCTCCTGGAGTCATCAAGATCCAGCACAAAAACCGAGCCCAAATGTTGACCAGAGATAGG GCATTTGAGAACACGCTGAAGTCCTGGGAGGACAAGCTGAAGTATGACAAACCTCCTCTGCGGCCACATCTCTACCCTCAGCACTCTGTGGACCTGGCCACAGAGGAGGAGGCCACACTCATCCAGATGTGTGCCTGCGCTGCAGAAGAACTCATCACCAGGATCTGTGAAGCTGCCAAGACCAATGGGCTGCTGGAGCAAGAGCTAGCTCATGCTGTTAATGCTGCATCTCATGCCATCAACAAAACTCATCCCAAGTTTCCTGAG AGCTTGACTCGAAACACAGCTATCGAGGTGGCAAGCACAGTGAAGGCCCTGCACAATGAGACTGAGTCACTCCTAGTTGGACGAGTATCGTTG CAACTGGACCCCCCTGACGAAGAGCTGCTGTCTAGCGCTCTGCAGAGTGTGGAGGTGGAACTGGGCAAGCTGGCTGAGATTCCTTGGCTCTACCACATCCTCCAGCCCAATGACGAGGAG GACCACTCCTTGGAATACGGCAAGAGAAACAGCCGCAGTGGTATGTTCCGCATTGTGCCAAAGTTCAAGAAGGAGAAGGTCCTCAAGAAGTCCAGCCCACAGTCAG TTCAGAGGTGGGGCACTGAGGAGGTGGGCACCTGGCTGGAGCAGCTCAGCTTGGGGGAGTACAAAGAAACCTTCATCCGGCATGACATCCGCGGCTCCGAGCTACTGCATCTGGAGAGGAGGGACCTGAAG GATCTGGGGATCTCGAAGGTGGGTCATATGAAGAGAATTCTCCAGGGAACTAAAGAGCTGGCCAAGAGTGCCATGGTGGACCTGTGA
- the dgkh gene encoding diacylglycerol kinase eta isoform X3, which yields MTAKRGSFQPLSSSSRLAERKGAALGGANAELRASSPSQQEPRGASAGGAAPAPADESSDSEGEQEGPQKLIRKVSTSGQIRSKTSIKEGLLLKQTSSFQRWKKRYFKLRGRTLYYAKDAKSLIFDEVDLSDASVAESSTKNVNNSFTVITPFRRLILCAENRKEMEDWISSLKSVQSREHYETAQFNVEHFSGMHNWYACSHARPTFCNVCRDSLSGVTSHGLSCEVCKFKAHKRCAVRATNNCKWTTLASIGKDIIEDEDGIAMPHQWLEGNLPVSAKCAVCDKTCGSVLRLQDWRCLWCKAMVHTACMDIYPSKCPLGQCKVSIIPPTALNSIDSDGFWKATCPPSCASPLLVFVNSKSGDNQGVKFLRRFKQLLNPAQVFDLVNGGPHLGLRLFQKFDNFRILVCGGDGSVGWVLSEIDKLNLHKQCQLGVLPLGTGNDLARVLGWGPSCDDDTQLPQILAKLERASTKMLDRWSIMTYEIKIPPKHSCPATPEEAEDCQFQITDYEDSVAAHLTKILNSDQHSVVISSAKILCETVKDFVAKVGKSYEKSTENTEEAESMSLKCGILNEKLDLLLQTLNTEAQAMRPPSLTTPPIVEEELEEEELQEDEDLSEESLTELKEKLEENVTEKDSPHKLFRPREQLMLRANSLKKAVRQIIEQAEKMVDEQNDHTDEQDLQSPTEFKKDTEDENKDSEKDEDTKELEALPLAKSPCSPTERRVSRSTQSCGSFSIPPFTTSKENLPVLNTRIICPGLRAGLAASIAGSSIISKMLLANIDPFGATPFIDPDLDPLEGYLEKCVMNNYFGIGLDAKISLEFNNKREEHPEKCRSRTKNMMWYGVLGTKELLQRTYKNLEQKVQLECDGQYIPLPSLQGIAVLNIPSYAGGTNFWGGTKEDDIFCAPSFDDKILEVVAVFGSMQMAVSRVIKLQHHRIAQCRTVKITILGDEGVPIQVDGEAWIQPPGVIKIQHKNRAQMLTRDRAFENTLKSWEDKLKYDKPPLRPHLYPQHSVDLATEEEATLIQMCACAAEELITRICEAAKTNGLLEQELAHAVNAASHAINKTHPKFPESLTRNTAIEVASTVKALHNETESLLVGRVSLQLDPPDEELLSSALQSVEVELGKLAEIPWLYHILQPNDEEDHSLEYGKRNSRSGMFRIVPKFKKEKVLKKSSPQSVQRWGTEEVGTWLEQLSLGEYKETFIRHDIRGSELLHLERRDLKDLGISKVGHMKRILQGTKELAKSAMVDL from the exons TCCCTCATCTTTGACGAGGTGGATCTCTCAGATGCTAGTGTTGCGGAATCAAGCACAAAGAATGTCAACAACAGTTTCACG GTAATTACTCCGTTCCGAAGACTCATCCTGTGTGCGGAGAACAGAAAAGAGATGGAGGACTGGATCAGTTCTTTGAAATCAGTTCAGTCTAGAGAGCATTACGAG ACGGCACAGTTTAATGTGGAACATTTCTCAGGGATGCACAACTGGTATGCCTGCTCCCATGCTCGCCCCACCTTCTGCAACGTCTGCCGAGACAGCCTCTCAGGGGTCACTTCTCATGGCCTCTCGTGTGAAG tGTGTAAATTTAAAGCCCACAAAAGGTGTGCTGTCAGGGCCACTAACAACTGTAAATGGACCACACTAGCCTCAATTGGGAAGGACATCATAGAAGACGAAGATGGG ATTGCAATGCCACATCAGTGGCTGGAAGGTAACCTGCCTGTCAGTGCcaagtgtgctgtgtgtgacaAAACATGCGGCAGTGTGTTGCGTCTGCAAGACTGGCGCTGTCTTTGGTGCAAAGCTATG GTGCACACAGCCTGCATGGACATTTACCCCAGCAAGTGTCCGCTGGGTCAGTGCAAAGTGTCCATCATCCCCCCTACTGCACTCAACAGTATCGACTCAGACG GTTTTTGGAAAGCCACATGCCCCCCATCGTGTGCTAGCCCACTCCTAGTGTTTGTGAATTCCAAAAGTGGAGACAACCAAGGAGTGAAATTCCTGCGCCGTTTCAAACAGCTGCTCAACCCGGCTCAGGTCTTTGACCTCGTCAATGGTGGACCTCATTTAGG GCTACGTTTATTTCAGAAATTTGATAACTTCCGAATCCTCGTGTGTGGTGGGGATGGCAGCGTTGGCTGGGTGTTGTCAGAAATTGATAAACTGAATCTTCACAAACAG TGTCAGCTGGGAGTGTTGCCTCTGGGCACAGGGAATGACCTGGCGCGAGTGCTTGGATGGGGACCCTCGTGTGATGATGACACACAGCTTCCTCAGATTCTGGCTAAACTGGAGAGAGCCAGTACCAAAATGCTGGACAG GTGGAGTATAATGACGTATGAGATTAAAATACCTCCAAAACACAGCTGCCCTGCCACACCTGAGGAGGCAGAGGACTGCCAG TTTCAGATCACAGATTACGAGGATTCAGTTGCTGCTCATCTCACAAAGATCCTCAATTCAGATCAGCACTCTGTGGTCATATCCTCAGCAAA AATCCTGTGTGAAACAGTGAAGGACTTTGTAGCCAAGGTGGGGAAGTCCTATGAGAAgagcacagagaacacagaggaGGCTGAAAGCATGTCCCTGAAA TGTGGAATCTTGAATGAAAAGCTGGATTTGCTGCTGCAGacgctaaacacagaggcccaGGCCATGAGGCCTCCATCTCTCACCACTCCCCCCATTGTAGAGGAggagttggaggaggaggagctgcaGGAGGATGAGGACCTGAGTGAGGAGTCTCTGACGGAGCTGAAGGAGAAGCTGGAGGAGAACGTGACAGAGAAGGACTCGCCACACAAACTCTTCAGGCCAAGGGAGCAGCTGATGCTCAGAGCCAACAGCCTGAAGAAAGCAGTGCGACAGATCATTGAGCAGGCAGAGAAAA TGGTAGATGAACAGAATGACCATACAGATGAGCAGGATCTGCAGTCTCCTACTGAGTTCAAAAAGGACACGGAGGATGAAAACAAGGACAGTGAGAAGGACGAGGATACGAAAGAACTGGAGGCTCTTCCCT TGGCAAAGTCACCCTGTTCACCTACAGAAAGGCGCGTGAGTCGCAGCACACAGTCATGCGGCTccttctccattccacctttcACCACAAGCAAGGAGAACCTGCCTGTCCTAAATACTCGCATTATCTGCCCAG GCTTGCGTGCAGGCCTTGCTGCCTCCATAGCTGGAAGCTCAATCATAAGTAAAATGTTGCTTGCCAACATCGACCCTTTTGGAGCCACACCTTTCattgaccctgacctggatccTTT AGAGGGGTATTTGGAGAAGTGTGTCATGAACAACTACTTTGGGATTGGCTTGGATGCCAAGATCTCACTGGAGTTCAACAACAAGCGTGAGGAGCATCCTGAGAAATGCAG GAGTCGCACCAAAAACATGATGTGGTATGGTGTCTTAGGCACTAAGGAGTTACTGCAGAGGACATACAAGAACCTGGAGCAGAAAGTACAGTTAGAG TGTGACGGACAGTACATCCCGCTCCCCAGTCTCCAGGGGATTGCTGTGTTGAATATCCCCAGTTATGCTGGAGGAACCAACTTCTGGGGCGGGACCAAAGAGGATGAT ATATTCTGTGCTCCATCATTTGATGATAAAATCTTGGAAGTGGTGGCTGTGTTTGGAAGTATGCAAATGGCAGTATCTAGAGTGATCAAGCTCCAGCATCACCGCATTGCCCAG TGTCGCACAGTCAAGATCACAATCCTGGGTGATGAAGGAGTGCCTATCCAAGTAGATGGCGAGGCTTGGATCCAGCCTCCTGGAGTCATCAAGATCCAGCACAAAAACCGAGCCCAAATGTTGACCAGAGATAGG GCATTTGAGAACACGCTGAAGTCCTGGGAGGACAAGCTGAAGTATGACAAACCTCCTCTGCGGCCACATCTCTACCCTCAGCACTCTGTGGACCTGGCCACAGAGGAGGAGGCCACACTCATCCAGATGTGTGCCTGCGCTGCAGAAGAACTCATCACCAGGATCTGTGAAGCTGCCAAGACCAATGGGCTGCTGGAGCAAGAGCTAGCTCATGCTGTTAATGCTGCATCTCATGCCATCAACAAAACTCATCCCAAGTTTCCTGAG AGCTTGACTCGAAACACAGCTATCGAGGTGGCAAGCACAGTGAAGGCCCTGCACAATGAGACTGAGTCACTCCTAGTTGGACGAGTATCGTTG CAACTGGACCCCCCTGACGAAGAGCTGCTGTCTAGCGCTCTGCAGAGTGTGGAGGTGGAACTGGGCAAGCTGGCTGAGATTCCTTGGCTCTACCACATCCTCCAGCCCAATGACGAGGAG GACCACTCCTTGGAATACGGCAAGAGAAACAGCCGCAGTGGTATGTTCCGCATTGTGCCAAAGTTCAAGAAGGAGAAGGTCCTCAAGAAGTCCAGCCCACAGTCAG TTCAGAGGTGGGGCACTGAGGAGGTGGGCACCTGGCTGGAGCAGCTCAGCTTGGGGGAGTACAAAGAAACCTTCATCCGGCATGACATCCGCGGCTCCGAGCTACTGCATCTGGAGAGGAGGGACCTGAAG GATCTGGGGATCTCGAAGGTGGGTCATATGAAGAGAATTCTCCAGGGAACTAAAGAGCTGGCCAAGAGTGCCATGGTGGACCTGTGA
- the dgkh gene encoding diacylglycerol kinase eta isoform X5, protein MEDWISSLKSVQSREHYETAQFNVEHFSGMHNWYACSHARPTFCNVCRDSLSGVTSHGLSCEVCKFKAHKRCAVRATNNCKWTTLASIGKDIIEDEDGIAMPHQWLEGNLPVSAKCAVCDKTCGSVLRLQDWRCLWCKAMVHTACMDIYPSKCPLGQCKVSIIPPTALNSIDSDGFWKATCPPSCASPLLVFVNSKSGDNQGVKFLRRFKQLLNPAQVFDLVNGGPHLGLRLFQKFDNFRILVCGGDGSVGWVLSEIDKLNLHKQCQLGVLPLGTGNDLARVLGWGPSCDDDTQLPQILAKLERASTKMLDRWSIMTYEIKIPPKHSCPATPEEAEDCQFQITDYEDSVAAHLTKILNSDQHSVVISSAKILCETVKDFVAKVGKSYEKSTENTEEAESMSLKCGILNEKLDLLLQTLNTEAQAMRPPSLTTPPIVEEELEEEELQEDEDLSEESLTELKEKLEENVTEKDSPHKLFRPREQLMLRANSLKKAVRQIIEQAEKMVDEQNDHTDEQDLQSPTEFKKDTEDENKDSEKDEDTKELEALPLAKSPCSPTERRVSRSTQSCGSFSIPPFTTSKENLPVLNTRIICPGLRAGLAASIAGSSIISKMLLANIDPFGATPFIDPDLDPLEGYLEKCVMNNYFGIGLDAKISLEFNNKREEHPEKCRSRTKNMMWYGVLGTKELLQRTYKNLEQKVQLECDGQYIPLPSLQGIAVLNIPSYAGGTNFWGGTKEDDIFCAPSFDDKILEVVAVFGSMQMAVSRVIKLQHHRIAQCRTVKITILGDEGVPIQVDGEAWIQPPGVIKIQHKNRAQMLTRDRAFENTLKSWEDKLKYDKPPLRPHLYPQHSVDLATEEEATLIQMCACAAEELITRICEAAKTNGLLEQELAHAVNAASHAINKTHPKFPESLTRNTAIEVASTVKALHNETESLLVGRVSLQLDPPDEELLSSALQSVEVELGKLAEIPWLYHILQPNDEEDHSLEYGKRNSRSGMFRIVPKFKKEKVLKKSSPQSVQRWGTEEVGTWLEQLSLGEYKETFIRHDIRGSELLHLERRDLKDLGISKVGHMKRILQGTKELAKSAMVDL, encoded by the exons ATGGAGGACTGGATCAGTTCTTTGAAATCAGTTCAGTCTAGAGAGCATTACGAG ACGGCACAGTTTAATGTGGAACATTTCTCAGGGATGCACAACTGGTATGCCTGCTCCCATGCTCGCCCCACCTTCTGCAACGTCTGCCGAGACAGCCTCTCAGGGGTCACTTCTCATGGCCTCTCGTGTGAAG tGTGTAAATTTAAAGCCCACAAAAGGTGTGCTGTCAGGGCCACTAACAACTGTAAATGGACCACACTAGCCTCAATTGGGAAGGACATCATAGAAGACGAAGATGGG ATTGCAATGCCACATCAGTGGCTGGAAGGTAACCTGCCTGTCAGTGCcaagtgtgctgtgtgtgacaAAACATGCGGCAGTGTGTTGCGTCTGCAAGACTGGCGCTGTCTTTGGTGCAAAGCTATG GTGCACACAGCCTGCATGGACATTTACCCCAGCAAGTGTCCGCTGGGTCAGTGCAAAGTGTCCATCATCCCCCCTACTGCACTCAACAGTATCGACTCAGACG GTTTTTGGAAAGCCACATGCCCCCCATCGTGTGCTAGCCCACTCCTAGTGTTTGTGAATTCCAAAAGTGGAGACAACCAAGGAGTGAAATTCCTGCGCCGTTTCAAACAGCTGCTCAACCCGGCTCAGGTCTTTGACCTCGTCAATGGTGGACCTCATTTAGG GCTACGTTTATTTCAGAAATTTGATAACTTCCGAATCCTCGTGTGTGGTGGGGATGGCAGCGTTGGCTGGGTGTTGTCAGAAATTGATAAACTGAATCTTCACAAACAG TGTCAGCTGGGAGTGTTGCCTCTGGGCACAGGGAATGACCTGGCGCGAGTGCTTGGATGGGGACCCTCGTGTGATGATGACACACAGCTTCCTCAGATTCTGGCTAAACTGGAGAGAGCCAGTACCAAAATGCTGGACAG GTGGAGTATAATGACGTATGAGATTAAAATACCTCCAAAACACAGCTGCCCTGCCACACCTGAGGAGGCAGAGGACTGCCAG TTTCAGATCACAGATTACGAGGATTCAGTTGCTGCTCATCTCACAAAGATCCTCAATTCAGATCAGCACTCTGTGGTCATATCCTCAGCAAA AATCCTGTGTGAAACAGTGAAGGACTTTGTAGCCAAGGTGGGGAAGTCCTATGAGAAgagcacagagaacacagaggaGGCTGAAAGCATGTCCCTGAAA TGTGGAATCTTGAATGAAAAGCTGGATTTGCTGCTGCAGacgctaaacacagaggcccaGGCCATGAGGCCTCCATCTCTCACCACTCCCCCCATTGTAGAGGAggagttggaggaggaggagctgcaGGAGGATGAGGACCTGAGTGAGGAGTCTCTGACGGAGCTGAAGGAGAAGCTGGAGGAGAACGTGACAGAGAAGGACTCGCCACACAAACTCTTCAGGCCAAGGGAGCAGCTGATGCTCAGAGCCAACAGCCTGAAGAAAGCAGTGCGACAGATCATTGAGCAGGCAGAGAAAA TGGTAGATGAACAGAATGACCATACAGATGAGCAGGATCTGCAGTCTCCTACTGAGTTCAAAAAGGACACGGAGGATGAAAACAAGGACAGTGAGAAGGACGAGGATACGAAAGAACTGGAGGCTCTTCCCT TGGCAAAGTCACCCTGTTCACCTACAGAAAGGCGCGTGAGTCGCAGCACACAGTCATGCGGCTccttctccattccacctttcACCACAAGCAAGGAGAACCTGCCTGTCCTAAATACTCGCATTATCTGCCCAG GCTTGCGTGCAGGCCTTGCTGCCTCCATAGCTGGAAGCTCAATCATAAGTAAAATGTTGCTTGCCAACATCGACCCTTTTGGAGCCACACCTTTCattgaccctgacctggatccTTT AGAGGGGTATTTGGAGAAGTGTGTCATGAACAACTACTTTGGGATTGGCTTGGATGCCAAGATCTCACTGGAGTTCAACAACAAGCGTGAGGAGCATCCTGAGAAATGCAG GAGTCGCACCAAAAACATGATGTGGTATGGTGTCTTAGGCACTAAGGAGTTACTGCAGAGGACATACAAGAACCTGGAGCAGAAAGTACAGTTAGAG TGTGACGGACAGTACATCCCGCTCCCCAGTCTCCAGGGGATTGCTGTGTTGAATATCCCCAGTTATGCTGGAGGAACCAACTTCTGGGGCGGGACCAAAGAGGATGAT ATATTCTGTGCTCCATCATTTGATGATAAAATCTTGGAAGTGGTGGCTGTGTTTGGAAGTATGCAAATGGCAGTATCTAGAGTGATCAAGCTCCAGCATCACCGCATTGCCCAG TGTCGCACAGTCAAGATCACAATCCTGGGTGATGAAGGAGTGCCTATCCAAGTAGATGGCGAGGCTTGGATCCAGCCTCCTGGAGTCATCAAGATCCAGCACAAAAACCGAGCCCAAATGTTGACCAGAGATAGG GCATTTGAGAACACGCTGAAGTCCTGGGAGGACAAGCTGAAGTATGACAAACCTCCTCTGCGGCCACATCTCTACCCTCAGCACTCTGTGGACCTGGCCACAGAGGAGGAGGCCACACTCATCCAGATGTGTGCCTGCGCTGCAGAAGAACTCATCACCAGGATCTGTGAAGCTGCCAAGACCAATGGGCTGCTGGAGCAAGAGCTAGCTCATGCTGTTAATGCTGCATCTCATGCCATCAACAAAACTCATCCCAAGTTTCCTGAG AGCTTGACTCGAAACACAGCTATCGAGGTGGCAAGCACAGTGAAGGCCCTGCACAATGAGACTGAGTCACTCCTAGTTGGACGAGTATCGTTG CAACTGGACCCCCCTGACGAAGAGCTGCTGTCTAGCGCTCTGCAGAGTGTGGAGGTGGAACTGGGCAAGCTGGCTGAGATTCCTTGGCTCTACCACATCCTCCAGCCCAATGACGAGGAG GACCACTCCTTGGAATACGGCAAGAGAAACAGCCGCAGTGGTATGTTCCGCATTGTGCCAAAGTTCAAGAAGGAGAAGGTCCTCAAGAAGTCCAGCCCACAGTCAG TTCAGAGGTGGGGCACTGAGGAGGTGGGCACCTGGCTGGAGCAGCTCAGCTTGGGGGAGTACAAAGAAACCTTCATCCGGCATGACATCCGCGGCTCCGAGCTACTGCATCTGGAGAGGAGGGACCTGAAG GATCTGGGGATCTCGAAGGTGGGTCATATGAAGAGAATTCTCCAGGGAACTAAAGAGCTGGCCAAGAGTGCCATGGTGGACCTGTGA